In a genomic window of Rhododendron vialii isolate Sample 1 chromosome 12a, ASM3025357v1:
- the LOC131311241 gene encoding ankyrin repeat-containing protein BDA1-like: MNEREDMGRRLYEACLSGSVSALDALIEKDPLILDRVSSLTRFSNDTPLHVAVLRGHLDFTKALLARKPKLATELDLLRCSPLHLASTEGYVEIVQVLLRVNKDLCFARDQDGRIPLHLAAMKGRVEVIEELLRAEPNSIHEKLGKGEIVLHLCVKYNKLEALKTVVTYLERNHMDNLLNSRDDDGNTVLHLAAALKQIDTIKFLLELKSVKDEANVKNQNGSTALDVVEDTPNRGEKTMEIRKFLAQAGVRQSTPPSKLHSLHLFWNKYFLVGSDWLREVRGHLITAATLTATMAYQAILSPPGGFWQESRKGVTAGQAVMDSYHSELYAAYLLVNTAVLTSSLSTIMLALSGLHNKFLIWMLILTVYMSLSCMAGAYVMAVLIVFPEVWNYFKLPLEIFNGMLYSWMGICGIVLVLLAGNFFLWLRKRSKQLGNKLKKFRECRTCYEPQATNSIDGDQVSNSDARDNTTRSHKCIGNFC; encoded by the exons ATGAACGAGAGAGAAGACATGGGGAGAAGGCTATATGAAGCCTGTTTAAGCGGGAGTGTCTCAGCATTAGACGCATTGATCGAAAAAGATCCACTCATTCTTGACCGAGTTAGCTCACTAACGCGCTTCTCCAACGACACCCCATTGCATGTAGCAGTATTACGCGGTCATTTGGACTTCACGAAAGCCCTTCTAGCTCGgaaaccaaaacttgccaccgAGTTAGACTTGCTACGGTGTTCGCCCCTCCACTTAGCTTCCACTGAGGGCTATGTCGAGATTGTACAAGTGTTGTTAAGAGTGAACAAAGACCTTTGCTTTGCTCGTGATCAAGATg GTAGAATTCCTCTCCACTTGGCGGCCATGAAAGGACGAGTTGAGGTCATAGAGGAACTGCTTCGGGCCGAACCAAATTCAATTCATGAGAAATTAGGCAAAGGGGAGATTGTTCTGCACTTGTGTGTCAAATATAACAAGCTAGAGGCTTTGAAGACAGTGGTGACATATTTAGAGAGGAACCACATGGATAATCTCCTCAACTCTAGAGACGATGATGGAAACACAGTATTGCATCTTGCTGCAGCCCTCAAACAAATTGAT ACCATAAAATTCTTGTTGGAATTAAAGAGTGTCAAAGACGAAGCTAATGTCAAGAACCAAAATGGTTCTACAGCTTTGGATGTTGTGGAGGACACTCCTAACAGAGGCGAAAAAACCATGGAAATAAGAAAGTTTCTTGCACAAGCTGGTGTTCGTCAATCCACTCCTCCATCTAAACTGCATAGTCTGCATCTGTTTTGGAATAAGTATTTCTTGGTTGGGAGTGACTGGCTCCGAGAG GTACGCGGCCATTTAATAACGGCAGCCACTCTAACGGCAACCATGGCTTACCAAGCTATTCTAAGTCCGCCTGGTGGTTTCTGGCAAGAATCCCGTAAAGGCGTAACTGCTGGACAAGCTGTCATGGACAGTTATCACAGCGAACTTTATGCTGCATACTTACTTGTTAACACCGCAGTGTTAACATCATCATTGAGCACTATTATGTTGGCCTTGAGCGGACTCCACAACAAGTTTTTGATATGGATGTTGATATTAACTGTGTATATGTCACTTTCATGTATGGCCGGAGCTTATGTGATGGCTGTCTTAATAGTTTTCCCAGAAGTGTGGAATTATTTCAAGTTGCCTCTGGAGATATTCAATGGAATGTTGTATAGTTGGATGGGTATATGCGGAATCGTTCTGGTGCTTCTCGCAGGCAACTTCTTCTTATGGCTGCGAAAAAGGTCTAAACAGCTTGGGAACAAGTTGAAAAAGTTTCGAGAATGTCGTACATGCTACGAACCACAAGCTACAAATAGTATTGATGGTGATCAGGTCAGTAATAGCGATGCTCGTGATAATACAACCCGCAGCCATAAGTGCATTGGAAACTTCTGTTAG
- the LOC131311022 gene encoding mitochondrial import inner membrane translocase subunit TIM23-2-like — MAFNSSKDETDQTRRLYNPYQDLQVPIQTLYKLPTSPEFLFQEEAVAQRRSWGENLTYYTGITYLGGATVGAAKGLVDGVRAVEPGDTMKLKVNRILNGSGHAGRKFGNRAGVIGLMFAGLESGMVALRDTDDVVNSVVAGLGTGALYKAASGPRSAAVAGAIGGMVVGLAVTGKQVLKRYVPI, encoded by the coding sequence ATGGCGTTCAACAGCTCCAAAGACGAAACCGACCAAACTCGCCGACTCTACAACCCTTACCAGGACCTCCAAGTCCCGATCCAAACCCTATACAAGCTCCCAACCTCCCCCGAATTCCTCTTCCAAGAGGAAGCCGTCGCCCAACGCCGCTCCTGGGGCGAAAACCTAACCTACTACACCGGCATCACCTACCTCGGCGGCGCCACCGTCGGCGCCGCCAAGGGCTTAGTCGACGGCGTCAGGGCGGTCGAGCCCGGCGACACGATGAAGCTGAAGGTGAATAGGATTTTAAACGGGTCGGGACATGCGGGTAGGAAGTTTGGGAACCGGGCCGGGGTGATTGGGCTGATGTTCGCCGGGTTGGAGAGCGGGATGGTGGCGTTGAGGGACACGGACGACGTGGTGAACAGCGTGGTGGCGGGGCTGGGGACGGGGGCGCTGTACAAGGCGGCGTCGGGGCCGAGGTCGGCGGCCGTGGCGGGGGCGATTGGAGGGATGGTGGTTGGGCTGGCGGTGACGGGGAAGCAGGTGTTGAAGAGATACGTGCCGATCTGA
- the LOC131310661 gene encoding uncharacterized protein LOC131310661 produces the protein MMDFRSKSCRDGRMMRTESYSYYGNRPAGPPTGMRDLRSYSTNSYAAPKLPPAQLDKELKIKKGKVNNGIGSPSSKNWSLMNDPEFQRKKRVASYKAYAVEGKMKGSFKKSFRWIKDTCNQVVHGWW, from the coding sequence atGATGGATTTCAGATCCAAATCATGTAGGGATGGCAGGATGATGAGGACAGAGAGCTACTCCTACTATGGAAACAGGCCAGCAGGCCCACCAACTGGAATGCGTGATCTGAGGAGTTACAGTACTAATTCCTATGCCGCCCCCAAACTACCACCAGCCCAATTGGACAAGGAATTGAAGATCAAGAAAGGGAAGGTCAATaatggaattggatcaccaagTTCAAAGAATTGGAGTTTGATGAACGATCCAGAGTTTCAGAGGAAGAAAAGGGTTGCTAGCTATAAAGCCTATGCTGTGGAAGGTAAGATGAAGGGTTCTTTTAAGAAGAGCTTCAGATGGATCAAGGACACTTGTAACCAAGTGGTCCATGGCTGGTGGTGA
- the LOC131310660 gene encoding eukaryotic initiation factor 4A-9-like has product MAALAPDGYQFDTRQYDAKMTELLSVSADGQEFFTSYDEVCDTFDAMGLQENLLRGIYAYGFEKPSAIQQRGIVPFCKGLDVIQQAQSGTGKTATFCSGILQQLDYDLVQCQALVLAPTRELAQQIEKVMRALGDYLNVKVHACVGGTSVREDQRILSSGVHVVVGTPGRVFDMLRRQSLRPDCMKMFVLDEADEMLSRGFKDQIYDIFQMLPPKIQVGVFSATMPPEALEITRKFMNKPVRILVKRDELTLEGIKQFYVHVDKEEWKLETLCDLYESLAITQSVIFVNTRRKVDWLTDKMRSRDHTVSATHGDMDQNTRDIIMREFRSGSSRMLITTDLLARGIDVQQVSLVINYDLPTQPENYLHRIGRSGRFGRKGVAINFVTGDDERMLSDIQRFYNVVVAELPSNIADLL; this is encoded by the exons ATGGCAGCTTTGGCACCCGATGGTTATCAATTTGACACTCGTCAGTATGACGCCAAAATGACTGAGTT ACTGTCAGTGTCTGCGGATGGACAAGAATTCTTCACATCATATGACGAGGTTTGTGATACCTTCGATGCTATGGGACTACAGGAGAACCTCCTTAGGGGCATCTATGCTTATG GTTTTGAGAAACCATCTGCTATCCAACAAAGGGGAATTGTTCCATTTTGCAAAGGCCTTGATGTAATTCAGCAGGCCCAATCTGGAACTGGGAAGACAGCTACTTTCTGCTCTGGAATTTTGCAACAACTTGATTATGATTTAGTCCAATGCCAGGCATTGGTTTTGGCACCTACTCGCGAACTTGCACAGCAGATTGAGAAGGTTATGCGAGCACTTGGTGACTACCTCAACGTGAAAGTTCATGCTTGTGTGGGGGGGACCAGTGTTCGTGAGGATCAACGGATTCTTTCTAGTGGTGTTCATGTTGTTGTTGGCACCCCAGGTCGTGTGTTTGACATGTTGCGAAGACAATCACTTCGCCCTGATTGCATGAAAATGTTTGTGTTGGATGAGGCTGATGAAATGCTTTCACGTGGTTTCAAGGACCAG ATCTATGACATTTTCCAGATGCTACCGCCAAAAATCCAAGTTGGGGTTTTCTCTGCCACAATGCCACCCGAAGCTCTTGAGATTACGAGAAAGTTCATGAACAAACCTGTACGGATCTTGGTAAAACGTGATGAGCTCACCCTAGAGGGTATCAAGCAGTTTTATGTTCATGTGGACAAAGAAGAATGGAAGCTTGAAACACTATGTGATCTGTATGAATCCCTAGCCATAACCCAAAGCGTCATTTTCGTTAACACAAGGCGAAAAGTCGACTGGCTCACGGACAAAATGCGAAGCCGGGACCACACAGTCTCTGCGACCCACGGTGACATGGATCAGAACACTAGGGACATAATTATGCGTGAATTTCGCTCTGGATCCTCCCGTATGCTCATCACCACAGATCTCTTGGCACGTGGCATTGACGTGCAACAAGTCTCCCTTGTCATAAACTATGACCTACCTACTCAGCCGGAGAATTACCTTCACCGGATAGGAAGAAGCGGACGGTTTGGGAGAAAAGGTGTTGCTATTAACTTTGTAACTGGGGATGATGAGAGGATGCTGTCGGATATTCAGAGGTTCTATAATGTGGTGGTCGCAGAGCTGCCGTCCAATATTGCTGATCTCCTCTAA
- the LOC131311330 gene encoding glycylpeptide N-tetradecanoyltransferase 1-like: MAPNSLEMVENNSTSESPAETPNPNPDGNSPSEGDISIDAISRRVQESLSLAKRHKFWETQPVGQFKDLGDPSLPEGPIEPPTPLSEVKQEPYNLPNLYEWITCDMNSEDMCSEVYNLLTNNYVEDDENMFRFNYSKEFLRWALHPPGYFTSWHIGVRVKSSKKLVAFITGVPARIRARDTVVNMAEINFLCVHKKLRSKRLAPVMIKEVTRRVHLENIWQAAYTAGVVIPTPISTCQYWHRSLNPKKLIDVGFSRLGARMTMSRTIKLYKLPDSTSTPGFRKMEPHDVPAVTRLLRNYLSQFLVAPDFDENDIEHWLLPREDVVESFLVESPETHEITDFCSFYTLPSSILGNQNYSTLKAAYSYYNVSTKTPLLQLMNDALIVAKRKDYDVFNALDVMQNEGFLKELKFGPGDGKLHYYLYNYRLNHVMRPSELGLVLL, encoded by the coding sequence ATGGCACCAAATTCATTGGAAATGGTAGAGAACAATTCAACCTCTGAATCTCCGGCagaaaccccaaaccctaatcctgATGGGAATTCACCTTCTGAGGGTGACATTTCAATTGATGCGATATCGCGAAGGGTTCAAGAATCACTCTCTCTTGCAAAGAGGCACAAGTTTTGGGAAACCCAACCTGTTGGTCAGTTCAAGGACCTTGGGGACCCAAGTTTGCCTGAAGGGCCAATTGAACCGCCAACACCCTTGTCGGAAGTCAAACAAGAACCCTATAATCTACCGAATCTATACGAATGGATAACTTGTGACATGAATTCTGAAGATATGTGCTCTGAGGTTTATAACCTCCTAACCAATAACTATGTTGAGGACGATGAGAATATGTTCAGGTTTAACTATTCGAAGGAGTTTCTTCGGTGGGCCCTTCACCCGCCGGGTTATTTTACAAGCTGGCACATTGGGGTGCGAGTCAAAAGCTCGAAGAAGTTAGTCGCTTTTATTACTGGAGTTCCCGCGAGGATCCGGGCCCGTGATACTGTCGTCAACATGGCAGAGATCAATTTCTTGTGTGTTCATAAGAAGCTTAGGTCGAAACGACTTGCTCCTGTGATGATTAAAGAAGTTACTAGGAGGGTTCATTTGGAAAATATTTGGCAAGCAGCTTATACAGCTGGAGTGGTTATTCCTACACCCATATCCACTTGCCAGTATTGGCATAGGTCTTTGAATCCGAAGAAGCTTATCGATGTTGGATTTTCTAGGCTTGGTGCTAGAATGACAATGAGCCGAACGATTAAGCTGTATAAATTACCGGATTCCACTTCTACCCCTGGGTTTAGGAAGATGGAGCCCCACGACGTTCCTGCGGTTACGCGTTTGCTTAGGAATTACTTGAGTCAATTTCTCGTTGCACCTGATTTTGATGAAAATGACATTGAGCACTGGCTTCTTCCGAGGGAAGATGTGGTGGAAAGTTTTCTGGTCGAGAGCCCTGAGACGCATGAGATCACCGACTTCTGCAGTTTTTACACTCTTCCATCGTCTATCTTAGGAAACCAGAATTACTCAACATTGAAAGCTGCTTATTCTTACTATAACGTGTCTACAAAGACTCCGTTGCTTCAGCTCATGAATGATGCTCTTATCGTAGCGAAACGGAAGGATTACGATGTTTTTAATGCCTTGGATGTTATGCAAAATGAAGGTTTCTTGAAGGAACTGAAGTTTGGACCCGGTGATGGGAAACTGCACTATTATCTCTACAACTATCGGCTTAACCATGTCATGAGACCATCAGAACTTGGGCTTGTGCTTTTGTAG
- the LOC131310913 gene encoding casein kinase 1-like protein 2 yields MEPRVGNKFRLGRKIGSGSFGEIYLGTNIQTNEEVAIKLENVKTKHPQLLYESKLYKILQGGTGVPNVRWFGVEGDYNVLVMDLLGPSLEDLFNFCSRKLSLKTVLMLADQMINRVEFFHSKSFLHRDIKPDNFLMGLGRRANQVYIIDFGLAKKYRDSSTHQHIPYRENKNLTGTARYASMNTHLGIEQSRRDDLESLGYVLMYFLRGSLPWQGLKAGTKKQKYEKISEKKVSTSIEALCRGYPTEFASYFHYCRSLRFDDKPDYAYLKRIFRDLFIREGFQFDYVFDWTILKYQQSQLANPPSRALAAGTSSGMPHAVTNIDRHAGGEEGRVTGWSAANISRSRNSGLPVNAGSLSKQKGLVANDSPTSKDPNLSSSNFLRSSGSSRRPAVSSSRDPVIFGTESDPSRVRTTDVSPGALQKISSAAKRSSPVVSSDQKRGASMRNTSNIKNLESALKGIEGLNFNSDERLHY; encoded by the exons ATGGAGCCTCGCGTAGGTAATAAGTTCCGACTCGGTCGGAAGATCGGCAGCGGCTCATTTGGAGAGATCTATCTCG gtactaataTTCAGACAAACGAAGAAGTCGCTATTAAGCTC GAAAATGTGAAGACAAAGCATCCTCAATTGCTGTATGAATCAAAGTTGTACAAAATCTTACAGGGAGGAA CTGGAGTTCCGAATGTCAGATGGTTTGGTGTTGAAGGAGACTATAACGTTCTTGTGATGGATTTACTGGGACCTAGTCTCGAAGACTTGTTTAACTTTTGTAGTAGGAAGTTATCCTTAAAGACTGTTCTTATGCTTGCTGATCAGATG ATCAATCGGGTGGAATTTTTTCACTCCAAGTCATTCCTACATCGAGATATTAAGCCAGACAATTTCCTTATGGGTTTAGGGAGGCGTGCAAATCAG GTTTACATTATTGACTTTGGTCTGGCGAAGAAATACAGAGACTCCTCAACCCATCAACACATTCCTTACAG ggaaaataagaatttgactGGTACTGCAAGATATGCAAGCATGAATACTCACCTTGGGATTG AACAAAGCCGAAGAGATGATTTAGAATCGCTTGGATATGTTCTTATGTATTTCTTAAGAGGAAG TCTCCCGTGGCAGGGGCTGAAAGCAGGGACAAAGAAACAGAAGTATGAGAAGATCAGTGAGAAGAAAGTTTCAACCTCTATTGAG GCCTTGTGCAGGGGTTATCCTACAGAATTTGCATCATACTTCCATTATTGTCGATCACTAAGGTTTGACGATAAGCCAGATTATGCTTATCTGAAGAGAATCTTTCGTGATCTTTTCATTCGTGAAG GCTTTCAGTTTGATTATGTGTTTGATTGGACTATATTGAAGTATCAGCAATCACAGCTTGCCAATCCTCCTTCTCGAGCTCTT GCTGCTGGAACAAGTTCAGGGATGCCTCATGCAGTTACTAACATTGATAGACATGCAG GGGGTGAGGAAGGTAGAGTTACTGGTTGGTCTGCGGCAAATATTTCTCGTAGTAGAAACTCCGGACTACCAGTAAATGCTGGAAGCTTGTCTAAACAAAAAGGTCTGGTTGCAAATGATTCACCAACCTCCAAAGACCCTAAT TTATCTAGCTCTAATTTTCTGCGgtcaagtggatcttcaagGCGACCTGCTGTCTCCAGTAGTCGTGACCCAGTGATATTTGGAACCGAATCTGATCCCTCCCGTGTCCGAACCACAGATGTGAGCCCAGGGGCGCTGCAGAAAATTTCTAGTGCTGCAAAAAGGAGTTCACCGGTTGTATCCTCGGATCAAAAGCGCGGCGCTTCTATGAGAAACACCTCTAACATAAAGAATTTGGAATCCGCTCTCAAGGGTATCGAAGGCCTGAATTTTAATAGTGATGAAAGGCTGCATTATTAA